GCGCCCTGGCGGTGAGGGTTTCTATATCCACACCGTGCCGTGCCAGTCTGCTCTGCAGGTGGGCATAATCGGCATCCAGTGAGGCGTCGGCCTGACGGTTCTGTTCGCCAATCAGATCGGCGGAAATCATCAAAGTGCTCATTGTTGTTGTCCTTGTCAGCGGTCTGGCGGCTATCAGCGGGTGAAGGAAGGCGCATGCCCGGCGTCCACATTCAGCACGTTGCCGGTGGACTTGGATGAAGCTTCGGCGGCGAAAAAGTACACCCCCTCAGCGATATCTTCGGGGAACACATTACGCTTCAGCAGACTGCGCTGGCGGTAGTGTTCTTCCAGCTCATCAGTAGACATGTTGTAGGCGCTGGCGCGTTCTTCCTTCCACTTGCCGGTCCAGATCTTCGAGCCGCGCAGCACTGCATCGGGGTTGACCACATTGACGCGAATACCCAGCGGTGCGCCTTCCAGTGCCAGACAGCGGGCCAGCTGAATTTCAGCAGCCTTGGCGGTGCAGTAGGCGGCGGCGTTGGCAGAGGCCACCAGCCCGTTTTTGCTGGCGACAAAGATCATCGAGCCGCCCATCTGCTGGGTTTTCATAATCTTGAAGGCTTCGCGGGACACCAGGAAATAACCGGTGGAGAGAATATCCTGATTATGCTGCCACATGGCCAGTGAGGTTTCCTCAATCGGTGCGGAAGAGGCGATCCCGGCATTGGAGACCAGAATGTCGACCCCACCAAAGGCCAGTGCGGTCGCGCACAGGGCCGCCGCCACCTGCTCTTCCTGACGCACATCCATCACCACGCCGGCGACCTGATCGGCGCCAAAGGCCTGAGCAAACCCGGCGACGGCTTCATCCAGACTGTGCTGATCAATATCGGTCAGCATCACGCAGGCCCCTTCACTCAGCAGGCGGCGGGCGGTGGCCCGGCCAATACCACCGGCACCGCCGGTGATCACGGCAATCTGCCCGGCCAGTGATTTAGGCTTCGGCATACGCTGCAGTTTGGCTTCTTCCAGTAGCCAGTATTCGATATTGAAGGCTTCCTGCTCGGGCAGGCCCATGTATTCGCTGACCCCGGCGGCACCGCGCATGACATTGATGGCGTTGACGTAGAACTCACCGGCAATACGGGCGGTGGCCTTGTCTTTGGCGAACGACAGCATGCCGACGCCGGGAATCAGGTAGATCACCGGGTTGGCATCACGGATTGCCGGGCTGTCGGCATGGCGGCAGCGCTGATAATAGGCTTCATAGTCGGCATTGTAGGCAGCCAGCTGGCGGTCGAGGCCATCGATCACCTGCGACAGGTTGTCACTGGCCGGGTCGAAGTCGAGTACCAGCGGTTTGATCTTGGTGCGCAGGAAGTGGTCGGGGCAGGAGGTGCCCAGCTCGGCGAGGGCGCGCAGCGACTGCGAATTGACGAACTGCAGCACTTCGGCGCTGTCGTTGAAATGGCCGATCTGACGCTGACGCTGGCTGGTTTTACCGCGAATCACCGGCATCAGCCGGGCAG
This Pokkaliibacter sp. MBI-7 DNA region includes the following protein-coding sequences:
- a CDS encoding bifunctional rhamnulose-1-phosphate aldolase/short-chain dehydrogenase, producing MTQQKQYSQNENSLIENRWDDAHAATLSEPELLLYRSNLLGADMRVTNYGGGNTSAKILCHDPLSKEQVPVLWVKGSGGDIGSIRLDGFATLYMDKLESLKQLYRGEQYEDEMVGYLPHCTFNLNSRAASIDTPLHAFVPFAHVDHLHPDAVIAIAAARNSKALTETIYGSDIGWLPWRRPGFQLGLELEKLAKANPHLRGIVLEAHGLFTWGDSSKDCYLTSLEMINKAQRWLDDQLQDVAAFGGDACQSLDSEARRAVAARLMPVIRGKTSQRQRQIGHFNDSAEVLQFVNSQSLRALAELGTSCPDHFLRTKIKPLVLDFDPASDNLSQVIDGLDRQLAAYNADYEAYYQRCRHADSPAIRDANPVIYLIPGVGMLSFAKDKATARIAGEFYVNAINVMRGAAGVSEYMGLPEQEAFNIEYWLLEEAKLQRMPKPKSLAGQIAVITGGAGGIGRATARRLLSEGACVMLTDIDQHSLDEAVAGFAQAFGADQVAGVVMDVRQEEQVAAALCATALAFGGVDILVSNAGIASSAPIEETSLAMWQHNQDILSTGYFLVSREAFKIMKTQQMGGSMIFVASKNGLVASANAAAYCTAKAAEIQLARCLALEGAPLGIRVNVVNPDAVLRGSKIWTGKWKEERASAYNMSTDELEEHYRQRSLLKRNVFPEDIAEGVYFFAAEASSKSTGNVLNVDAGHAPSFTR